The Juglans regia cultivar Chandler chromosome 6, Walnut 2.0, whole genome shotgun sequence genome contains the following window.
CGTTTAAAGTAGAAAGAacatttggtttttttatggaCATCTATGAGGACGAAGATACCATAATtactaataaaatttcataaaacgtTATTCATGTCTGAACCTGATAATGTTTTATgtcatcaatttataaattactggTGGTGCCGAGAGTTTGCACCATTCATAGATACATATCATTTACTTTGCCCATAATAAGATGACATATAAATCTATAGTGAAATTTGGGTTGTAATCAAATGTTATggaatcaaatattttattgtatttcttcTAGCACCTATCATGCAACTTAAAATTTAGTTTCCTTGTTTCTCTAAATGTCAGTTATCTGATAATTTTCTCAGAGGGTGTTCTTGGAAGGAAATCCATACCTCCTGGCAATCACAATGGTTGTTTCCATGCTTCATTCAGTGTTCGACTTCTTGGCATTTAAGAATGGTAATAGTAATTTCTGTATAATGCAGTTCATAAATTTCGTCCCGTAGATGTTCTTGGGGATTAATATTACTAATTAATCTGATTGTTTCCCAATGCAGACATCCAATTTTGGAACAAAAATAAGTCTATGGAAGGACTGTCTGCAAAGTCTGTTATAGTGAGCTTTCTGTGTCAGCTCATTGTTTTCCTCTATCTACTTGATAATGATACCTCATGGATGATTCTGGCAAGTTCTGGAATTGGTTGCTGcattgagttttggaaaatcgGAAAGGCCATGCACATAGAGGTATCATCTATAATTGGATGCTAGAATAATGTTTGTTTGTGCATGTACGTCTCTTTTTAGGTTGGCACAATTACACTGGCTGTTTGAGATGTCATGCCTTACATATGTTTTGTGTTTATCACTTATCTGCAATTTGCTTATAGACTTCTTTTTCAATCATTTGCCACATACCGCATTCCTTGGGTTTCACTGTATCTTTTCATGTTTCTCTGTATATATATGGGGCATGTCAGGTATCCAtctacaaatgcattttgattttGGGCATGCTCTTCTAATTGGTGTCATTTTCTAATGCCCTGAAACCTACACTTTTTGACACTTGCTTATATTACATCTAGTAGGGAGTTATTTATACTGCTCTGAATCTTTGGTTTACCCTGTTGTGATAGCaaattttgtaatttgtgtATTTCTTCCCCAGATTGATAGAAGTGGGAGAATACCCATGCTAAGGTTCCGGGATCGTGAGTCCTATGCAGGGAATAAGACAAAGGAATATGATGATATGGCAATGAAGTATTTGTCCTATGTACTGTTCCTCCTTGTTGCATGCTCATCTGTATACTCGCTCATGTATGAGCGCCACAAGAGCTGGTATTCTTGGATTCTATCTTCGCTGACAAGCTGTGTGTACATGTTTGGTAAGATTGTTCCTCCAAAACTTGTTATATTGGTAGTTCTATCTATCTCTTCTTCTTAACACGCTTGTCGAGTCATGGAGATTTTGTGCTATATTCTAtggagttggaaaaaaaaaaaacagtttttcCTACTCAGGCAATGGGCGTCATCTCTTCAAAATATCCTTTTTAAGGGCTTTATAGTTTTGGCTTTGTTTGGCAATAGAGATGAATCTAAAAACTTGTcacaatttccttcccaaacatcactcaaacacaaaatacttttcaattttaaatcttcaactttttcatctaatcattattcaaacacaaaaccctatgcaacttttccaaacttccaaacaaaatacaaaaaacaatacaactttttcaattttccaaacaaaaataatattaaaaaataatattcaatcaattttaacttcataaaatttttattcaaatttttctctcattttccaaaatccaataaaatatcttaactcaaacaatttcactactattcacagaattctcacaatttcttatctcatctcccCTTAGTTGTCTTTTGCTTATTCTGCCTCAAAATTAGTTGTCTTTTGCTTATTCTGCCTCAAAAGATCTGTGATGCCCTCACAACTATTTATGATTGATTTGTACAGACCCCCCTGTGCTGTATGTCATAAAACTTATTGAGTAGTGAATCTCATAAATCACAAGGCTCAGACCTGCGATGCCCCCACTAAGTCTCACATTGGGTGGGGGAGCTATTTGATAGAAGGGAATGAGTATGTTAAAAAGTGCATTGTGTTATAAGTCCCATAATGGTTCCTTACTGAACTATGATTTTTAAGAACTCCAAGGAGCTTCATACCAATAAAAAAGGAATTCTTTGGAGTTCCATTTGTAACGACCTAAGGAAAAGGCTCAAGCCACATCAAAGCTATTGTAATGTCCTACTAAGGCCCACATTGAGTGAGATATATGGTGGAAGTAAATGAGTATGATACAATTGCAGTGAGTGATTTATAAGAATTCGAAGGAGATCTAATTGAaacattgactagtccttttggagtataagttCATATCTAGCTTGAGTTTTCCTTGTGTTTCCACAGTTCTGTAATATGCTTGGGCTTTCACTATGACCCTTTTGACCACCATCATCAATCGTAACTTATCAGACTGCTTCCTTTGTTTGCTTGTTTATCTTAGAGAGTTTTACTTATCAAACCTGTTATCTGCACACTTATTGATTCATTATGGTGATtcccctccctcctctctctctctgatagtAAATCATCCAAAGATTTTTCTGCCTgctcaaacaaaataatatgcgTCTTACAACAATATGACTTTAGATCATTGGCCAATTTTGCACTTAAAATATCGCCTGTGTTATAACCTTTTGACTTTATGATATGTTAGAAGTgtgcttacaaaaaaaaaaaaaatgatttggtAGAAGTGTGACAGGTTTGTTTCCCTTTGCACTTGAATTCATTGTTGCAGGTTTCATAATGATGTGCCCTCAATTGTTCATAAATTACAAGCTGCAGTCTGTGGCTCATCTACCCTGGAGGCAGATGACATACAAATTCCTTAACACCATCATTGATGATCTCTTTGCCTTTGTCATAAAAATGCCAACACTGCATCGGCTGTCTGTCTTTCGTGATGGTAAGATATAATTTACATCACAATGCATATTAATTTAATCCCCTTTATAACTGTTCTGGTACTCCCTTTTTTAACTAACATACGCCTGAATGTGGGGTTGACAATGGAAGTGAAAATTTCATAAGAGGAAAAGAGGTAGAGGAAGTGCAATGATGCAACGGATGATACCAAAGTTAAATTAGATTGCTGATGGTTTTACAATGATCATGTAGTATATTCAAAGGAAAATTGATGCCACCATCTGAAAGCTGCATAAATTAGTGGTAGAATTACATTGagaatacttataaaaaaaaacattgagaaTGAAGTTCCCCTAGCAGTGCAGCATTCAAGCCTGTGTAATGTCCCCAACAGGCAAACAAGGATCTTCATGCGTGtatgctgattttttttttgtggttaaaatattccAGTCTTGTTTGTGGTGCCATTCGTTGTCAATGCATCCTTTCAAGGGTATCATAATGAAACTCTGTTGATGTTGTGATTCTGTGTTGGATTGTGGGTTAGTTATATCCTCTACACAGACTACACATCTGTATGCGTTCTGATTTTTCTCCATTTTACTGCCTTGCAGATATTATATTTCTGATCTATGTGTACCAGAGGTGGATATATCCAGTGGACAAGAAACGTGTCAATGAATTCGGTTTTGGTGGCGATGATGATCAGGTCACTGATGGTGCAGAGGTGGCTGCCACaaatgaagatgagaagaaaaccAACTGAAACggttttcaaactttcaattgaAACCATATTACAGCGCATAACTGTAATATTTAGTTAGGATAATAGATtatcttctttttgtttgtttgttttgttttgttttaccGTTTTCATCAGAATGTTGTTTCAGAAAAAAAGGCTCTTCCGGATGGGTCTTTTGGGCCCAGGAGGgtggttttgatattttcgTGTTTGttccttccttttttattattatttactccATTAATTATGCAACGTTTTTTTTGGTAAACATGCGCCTTTGTAGTATATCTTAACCATCATTTTCAAACTGTTGTAACTCAATTATCACAGTTGATGTCATAAGCCTGTCccattttgaaatttgttcCTTTAGAAACcagactttttataaaagaatttgtAGTCGCTCTCTCTCTTGAATGTCTTCTGTGTAGCATGTAAAGAGAAAGATAACCGTTATacggttatatatatatatatatatgctttgtgAAGACTAATAGGTGAGTTGTTAATGATAATTACCATAATATGAACTGAAGGGAGCCGATTGAGAAGAGGGGAGAGGAGGAAAAGAAGATCCTAAAATAAAATGGGGTAAGCTCTATGTTATGGCTACCCACAAGAGTGTAAGCGGAAGAAATTCATAAACTCAACAACCAATTCGGCCCAATGTCAAAGACCGACCGTCGTCGGAGCAAGGTATCAAAATCATGTTGCAAGCAAGTCCATGCACCAAAAGATTGACCTATGTGAAACCGAGAGGATAAAGCGATAGCCCCACCCTCTATTCAAGTTTAAGATGCATATCATCATGCATTTACCGACTCAATATTTTGCACACTATTTTTAGGcattataataataacaatagtTCTCAATAAATTCATTCACAGAAAACTAAAAAGCACCACCAAAGAGCCCTCAACCAAACCTCTTAATTAACCCAACTGCAAATCATACCATAGTTACGAAAACCACAAAATAAAACAGCTGATGCGAGTAAACTGCAGGACACTTGTCAGAGTCCACACGAACAACTATTATTTTCCCTGTTTCTATCTTTGGAGTATATTCTTTGAACGTGTACCATTAACCCGAGGAAAAAGTTTATAGCGTCTTTTAAAGTTCCTAAGGAATTAGTGGCAAAGTGCGCAGGGAGCTTTCTGTTCAAGGAGGTGGGGGAGAGGAGAAGCAGGCTTTTCCACTCCACCGTCAAAAGCTGTTGGTGGTGGAATCATCGGGGCGCTGTGGGGGAGTGTACTTGTCCATGAGCTGGGTTAGTTCAGCATTGAACTCTTTTTCCAGCTCTACTTCTTCTTCCCAGTGCCTCCGCTTCATTGCAGCCATCTTCTCTTCGTGAACTTTAATTAGTTTGTCTCTCTCCTCCGCGAAATCTTCCATCTCTCTGTCTTGTaactttatgtatttttcaatttcctcCACCCTATGGACAAAACAATGGCAAAAtgcaaatagaaaaaaaaatggttattctGGGCCCGACTCAGCTGAATTATCTACCCAAAAGTATATTTTACCTGAGCTTGTATTCGTCTGCATTTGAAGGATTCTCATTTAACTGCTTCACCTTATCACGCTCTTCTTGCTGCAGCTTCTCGAAATCTTCTTCCTTGGCCTCCCTTGATTCATGTATGGTTTTGATCTGGTCCTTAAAAAATTGTTCTTGAAGGTAcatcttcatttaaaaaaaaaaaaaaaaacactttaaaTCTGAGTCCACTTGAATAGATTTACAGAACAACTGATATCCAGCAACCATTAAGAACCAAAGAGCAAAAGGGCAGCAAGCATTTCATCCCAAGAACATGAAAAATTAGGAACTCAATGATGTTTCAAAGTTGAAAAGGGGAGGGTGAGTGACTCGGAGACAAGCATGGTAACATTGTTTATCATGAATAAAACCATAGTCAAGgtaacataaatataatattttctcaaatggcaccaacaaaatttattctttcgCAAAACTGACAGCATATCAAACAATAACCACAATAGCGCATGAATAAGCAAGCAAAATCAGCAAAATCCcagtaattgaaaaatataatatatgcaaaGCCAGAAAAAGCATACAAGTCTTTCCTTGATGGCTTATGGCtacaaaatgaaaatgagatgacAAACCATCAAATGGATTGATACCAAAATCTAACACatggtatgtatatatatatattttttttccttttctgataATTAAAACTTTGCAATCTGGTAGGCTTTAATGGTATATAAGCATGGTGAGTCTCAGCATGTAACCTATTTATACAAAAAAGATCTTCCATCTCAATTGCTAAGTTACAATGGACCCATTACTCATCACTGCATTTATTTTACTGATCAGAAAACCTTGGACCCATTGCTGTGCCATATAGCCCATTGACGATGCCCATTCCTCACATCAGAAATTATACCTACAAAGTTATCAAAAAGTA
Protein-coding sequences here:
- the LOC118348726 gene encoding CLPTM1-like membrane protein cnrB; amino-acid sequence: MSLFVTEIAYAFSPTPSLSFACRYPHNAAPPNVAPYLNVEPSTGDYYPTIFFNEFWLLKDKLIPLNETVTELPLNLEVGPISMTKWQIFLQIDQSFQIHRSYGSMLEGEADELKRVFLEGNPYLLAITMVVSMLHSVFDFLAFKNDIQFWNKNKSMEGLSAKSVIVSFLCQLIVFLYLLDNDTSWMILASSGIGCCIEFWKIGKAMHIEIDRSGRIPMLRFRDRESYAGNKTKEYDDMAMKYLSYVLFLLVACSSVYSLMYERHKSWYSWILSSLTSCVYMFGFIMMCPQLFINYKLQSVAHLPWRQMTYKFLNTIIDDLFAFVIKMPTLHRLSVFRDDIIFLIYVYQRWIYPVDKKRVNEFGFGGDDDQVTDGAEVAATNEDEKKTN